TCGACCGAACGGATCAAGGCCAAGGCGCTCGAAAACGGCATCGCCTCGGAGCCCGAACTGTCGCGCATGAACGAAGCGCGCATTCATCGCCTCATCTTCCATGCCGGCCTTTCGACGGCCAGCCAGGTCACGAAGGTCTCGGGCCGCGGCGTGGGCATGGATGTCGTCCGCTCCAACATCGAGCTCATCGGCGGATCGGTGGACCTGAAGTCGCGGGAAGGCGAGGGCACCGTCTTCACCATCAAAATTCCGCTGACCTTGGCGATCGTTTCGGCCCTCATCGTCGGCGTCGCGAACATGCGTTTTGCGATTCCCCAGATTTGCGTCGTCGAACTCGTGCGCGTCGCGAAGGGGACCGACGCGCAGATCGAGCGGATAAACCACACGCCCGTGCTGCGCCTGCGCGATCGCCTCCTGCCGCTGGTCCGCCTGTCGGAGATTCTCGGCCTGTCGTCCGGCGCCGTTCCGGCGACGGAAGCGTTCATCGTCGTGGCGCAGGCCGGCGGCCGCACCTTCGGCATCGTCGTCGAGAGCGTCTTCGATACCGGCGAGATCGTGGTCAAGCCCGTCAGCCCGCTGTTGCGGAACATTCCGATGTTCTCCGGCAACACGATCCTGGGCGACGGCAGCGTCATCATGATCATCGACCCCAACGGCGTCGCGGCGGCGATCAGCGGCGAAGCGGCCACCCGGTCGCCCTCGGAAGAGGACGCCGGCGACGGGCTCTCGACGGCGTCCGCCAAGGTCCAGTCGCTGTTGCTGTTCCGGGCCGGATCGGCGGAGCCCAAGGCGGTGCCGCTCGCCCTCGTCACGCGCCTGGAGGAGGTGGAGGTCGGACGGATCGAATCGTCGAACAACCGCCTGGTCGTGCAATACCGCGGCCGTCTGATGCCGCTGTCGACGATCGACGCCGGCCAGGTTCTCAGAAGCGCCGGCCGTCAGCCCATCTTGGTGTTCAGCGACGACGAGCGGACGATGGGGCTGGTGGTCGACGAAATCGTCGACATCGTCGATGCGCCGCTGAGCGTCGAGCTGCGCGCCAACGGCGAAGGGTTCCTCGGCACCGCCATCATCCGCGGCAAGGCGACGGAGGTGCTCGACGTCGCCTATTTCGTGCGAAAAGTGGCCGGCGACTGGGTTCGCCGCGTCGCGCACAGCAAGCAGCAAAGGCAGGTGCTGCTCGTCGACAAGAGCACGTTCTTCCGCCGGCTGATGGTGCCGCAGCTCCTGGCGTCGGGCTATGAAGTCGTCGAGGCGACCGACATGGAGTCCGCCCTGAAACTCGCCGAGGAAGGGCGCAGCTTCGACCTCATTCTCGGCGACATCGAAACCCTGGGCGGGGCGGAGGAGATCGAGGGCAGGCTGGCGCCGTCCTGGTCGTCCATTCCCATCGTCCATCTGAGCGACGAGAGCGAGGATCCGGAGCGCGACATCCGCCAGCCTGTCGTGCAGAAATTCGACAGCAACGCGGTGCTGACCTGCATTCGCTCTCATCTCGAGCAAAGGGAGCGCGCGGCATGAGCACCTCTTCCGACGCCGGCGCGCCTTCGACCGGCGCGCGCGACTTCGTGACGGTCGAAATCGGCAGCCAGCTCTTCGGAATTCCGATCGATCAGGTTCACGACGTCTTCCGGCCGCAGCACATCACGCATGTCCCCCTGGCGTCTCCGGGCATTGCCGGGGTCCTGAACCTGCGCGGCCGGATCGTCACCGTGATCGACTGCCGGGCGCGCCTTGGCCTTCCGCCTCGTACCGAGGGCGCGAACGTGATGGCCGTGGGGGTCGAATATGGCGACCAGTCCTACGGCTTGCTCATCGACGACATCGGAGAGGTCTTGAGCTTCGAGCCATCGGCGATCGAGCCGAACCCCGCCAATCTCGACGCGCATTGGCGCAGCATTTCGAAGGGCGTCTATCGCTTGAAGGGCCGCCTTCTGGTCGTGCCCGATGTCGCGGCCATCCTCGACATGCGGGAGCGGGAAGCGGCGTGAGGCGGCGCTCGGGCAGGCTGCCGGGCCCGGCAGCAAGATGCGTACATCCGGCCGTACCGCCAGGGAGTTCATGATGAAGCACTGTCTGGTCGTCGACGACAGTCGCGTGGTGCGCCGGATCGCGCGAAGATTTCTCGAAAACCTGCAGTTCTCCATCACCGAGGCGGAGGACGGCCGGATGGCGCTCGATGAGTGCCGCCGGCGCATGCCCGATGCGATCCTGCTCGATCGCAACATGCCGAACATGAACGGCGTCGAATTCGTGCGGGCGCTTCGCGTCGAGGCCGGCGGCGACAAGCCTATCGTCATCTTCTGCACGACGGAAAACGAAATGGCCTTCATGGTGGAGGCGATCGAATCCGGCGCCAACGAGTACATCATGAAGCCGTTCGACGAGACCGTCATCGTCGACAAGTTCACCCAGGTCGGATTGCTGGAGAGGTGATGATGTGAGTCTCTCCAAGCCCGCCACCGTTGCCGATCCGGCCGAGCCCATCCGCGTCATGCTGGTGGACGATTCGGCGGTCATCCGCGGCGTGATCGGGCGCTGGATCGACGCCCAGCCCGGTCTGAAGGTCGTCGCCGGCGCGTTCAACGGACGCATGGCGCTCGACCTTCTCGTCACCGCCAGGCCCGACATCGTCATACTCGACATCGAGATGCCCGGCATGGACGGCATCACGGCGCTTCCGCTGCTGGTCAAGGCGGCGCCGCATGTCAGGGTGATCATGGCTTCGACGCTGACGCGCCGGAACGCGGAGATCTCGCTGCGGGCGCTTTCGCTGGGCGCTACCGATTATGTCGCCAAGCCGTCCGCGCTTCAGGACGGTGTGGCGGCGGATGGGTTTCGTCGGGATCTGATCGGAAAGATCCTCGCCTTGGGGCGGCCGGCCCGGCGGGTCGCAGCCCCCCAGCAATCGTTGCGCACGCGACCGCCCTCCAGCATCGCCGCGCAGATCGTGGCGATCGGAGCATCCACCGGAGGGCCTCAGGCGCTGGCCAGCGTGATCGGCGGGATCGCCGCGCGGCTTTGCGTGCCGGTGCTCGTCACGCAGCACATGACCGCGACGTTCACGCCGATCCTGGCCGAGCATCTGGCGCGGATTTCCGGTCTCAAATGCGAGGAAGGGCGCAACGGGACACAGCTTCTGCCGCGCCACGTCTATGTCGCGCCGGGCGACTACCACATGCTCGTGAAACGCCGCGGCGGCCCCATCGAACTGGTGCAGACGCCGCCGGAGAACTATTGCCGGCCATCGGTCGATCCGATGCTGCGCAGCGTCGCCGCGACCTACGGCGCGGCCGCGCTGGCGGTCGTTCTCACGGGAATGGGCGCGGACGGACGCGAAGGCGCGCGCGCCATCGCGGCCAGCGGCGGCACGGTCCTGGCGCAGGACGAAGCCACCAGCGTGGTTTGGGGAATGCCCGGCGCGGTCGCGACGGCCGGCCTCGCATCCGCCGTGAAACCGCTCAGCGCGATCGCGGACGAGATTCTGAAACACATGGAGTTGCGCGGTTGATCGCCCAGGACGATTTCGACTTCCTGGCGCAACTCCTCAAGCGCCGCTCCGGCCTCGTGCTCGGAACGGAGAAGGGATATCTCGTCGAAAGCCGCCTGAAGTCTGTCATCGATGCGTTCAGCACGCGCGACATCGCCGGGATCGTGGCCAGGCTGCGCACCGGCGACGAACGGCTCGCCGTCGCGGTGACGGAAGTCATGACCACCAACGAGTCGTTCTTCTTTCGCGACGGCACGCCGTTCACCCTGTTCAAGGACACGATGCTGCCGGCGATGATGGCCGCGCGGGCCGAAACCCGTTCGCTCTCCGTCTGGTGCACGGCGGCGTCGACCGGCCAGGAGCCCTATTCGCTGGCGATGCTGCTGAAGGAAAGCGCCCTGCTGTTGAAGGACTGGCGGGTGCAAATCCTGGGGACCGACATCTCGAAGGACGTTCTGGCGCGTGCCGAGGCCGGCCTCTATTCGCAGTTCGAAGTACAGCGCGGGCTGCCGGTCCAGTTCCTGATCAAGTACTTCACGAAAATCGACAGCCAGTGGCGGATCAAGGACGAGATCCGCGCCATGGTCCAGTATCGCCGTCTCAACCTGCTCGATTCCTATCTCGGCATGGGCCCGTTCGACGTCGTCTATTGCCGCAACGTCCTGATCTATTTCGAGGAGGCGACGAAACGCCAGGTGCTCGAACGGATCGCGGCGCTGATGCACGACGACAGCTTCCTGGTGCTCGGCGCGGCCGAAAGCGTATTCGGCGTCACGGATGCGTTCGCTCCGGTTGAGGGCGCCCGTGGGCTTTACCGGCGCCGGCCGCGCGCCGGAGCCGCGAAAGATATCGACTCGCGGCGCCTCGACGGACCGCGCTACGGCCGGGTCGCCGCAAAATAGGAAATTCCGCCGCGGCTGCCGAGGGGAGAGCGGGAAACCGCCGTCAGTTTCCCAGCCAGCGTTTCATCCAGGCCTCGACGGTCGCGTACCACATCACCGAATTCTGCGGCTTGAGCACCCAGTGGTTCTCGTCCGGAAAATAGAGCAGTTCGCTCGGCACATGCCTGAGCTGGGCCGCGCCATAGGCGCCCATGCCTTGATCCAGCGGTACCCGATCATCGGTGCCGCTGTGCACGACCAGGATCGGCGCCGTCCAGTCCGCGACATGGTCGATGGGATTGAACTGCTCGACCGCCTCGGGATGCACCCAGGTCGGCGTGTCGTTCTGGGCCTGCTGAAAGCCGGGGATGTCGGTCGAATAGGACATCAGGCGGATATCGAACACGCCGTCATGGTCGACGAGGCATTTCCACGGCTTGGCCCAGTTGCCGGCGATCCACGCCACCATGTAGCCGCCATAGGAGCCGCCCAGCGCGCAGGCGTGGTCGCCGTCCAAGTAGGAGTATTGAGACAAGGCATGGGCCCAGCCCTTCTGGAGGTCTTCCAGCGGGCGGTCGCCCCAATGGCCGACGATCGACTTGGCGAACGCTTCGCCATAGCCGCTGGAGCCGTGGAAATCGATCATCACGGCGGCGTAGCCCAAGCCGGCCCACACTTGCGGATTCCAGCGATAGCTCCAGGCATTGCCGAAGGAACCGTGTGGGCCGCCATGGATCAGGAAGGCGACGGGATATTTGCGTCCCGGTTTGAAATCGGCCGGCTTGACGACATAGCCATGGACCGTTTCGCCGTTCCAGCCGGTAAAACTGAACTGCTCGAAGTCGGAAAACGATATTTGCGCGAGGCTGTCTTCGCCCACATGGGTAAGCTGCCGCGCGGCGCCGCCATTGCCAAGCTCGTAAACTTGCGCCGGCGAACTGAGGGAGTCGCGGCTGAAGATCACCGCGTTGCCGGCCACGTCGAGCGAGCCCACATGGCCGTCGCCCGTTAGCGGACTTGCCGCGCCGCTGACCGGGTTGATGGCGAAGAGCCGCGCCTGGCCGACATCCTCGGCGACGGCGTAGAGGACGGAGCCGTCCGCGGACCAGGCGAGGGCCGAGGGCGAGCGGTCGAAACCGGGCGCGATTTCGCGGCTCTGGCCGCTCTTGATGTCTCGGATCATGACCCGCGCGCGCGGCGCGGTGAACACCGAACCGGTCTGCGACAGATAGGCGAGCTTCGTCCCGTCCGGCGAAATAGCGGGGTCGCTGTCCGAGGTGGCCGCCTTGGGATCGAGGCGGCGCGGCGGTGCACCGGCGTCCAGCGGCACGCTGTAGAGGCTGCTCGGATCGCCGAGGCCCTGGGGCGATCCGGATGGGCGGGCGGAGAAGATCACGCTGGCGCTGTCAGGTGTGACGATGAAAGCCGAATCGTCGCCATCGGGCCTGGCGACGATATCGGCCTGATAGTTTCGTGTCAGAGGCTTCGCCTCGGTCGCGGGCGCTGGCCCGTTCAGCGGCACCGCGAACAGATTGATGTAGCGGCCGTCCAGATAGGCGTCCCAGAAGCGCGGCGTGGCCGAATCATAGACGGTGCCGCTCGTCTTGAGCTTCGCCTTGGCGTCGTCCTTCGCCTTGCTGCAGGCAAGCGTGTCGCAATCGGGATGGACGTTGATGGCGAGGACGAGCGTATGTCCGTCCGGGGCGATGCGATAGAACGCGACATCCAGCGGCAGGTCGGTCACCTGCCTGGCCTCCGCGCCGCCCGCCGGCACGCGCCACACCTGCACCGAACCGGACCGGCTGGAAAGGAAATAGAGCCATTTGCCGTCGGCGGACCATCTGGGTTGCGTCGATGTTTTCTCCTGGTCGCGGATCAAGCGCGGCGGCGATCCCGCCGCCCCCGGCTCCAGGACCCAGAGGGCGTTGACGCCGTGATTGGCGGCCCAATCGGTCGAGCGGACATTGTAGGCGACGAAGCGTCCGTCCCCCGAGACATGCGGATCGGACATGCGATCCAGGGTTGCCATGTCCTTCGCCGTGAACGGCCGGGCCTGCGCGGGACCGAACGCTACCAGCGCCAACACCAGACAGGCCGCGAATCGCATGAACATTTTGTGCACCCCCGAAAACACACCACCCTAGTCCGTCGAACCGCGGATTTCGAGGTGCCGATGGGCCGCGGCGGATACCGGCTCCTGCTCGAATCCGTTCTGTCATCGAGCCGATGTAGCTAATGTGTCGTTCCGTGCTCGAATCGGCGCTCTCACTCCGAATGACGATGTGATGTCTTTCCAGATGTTCGATCTCGCCGTGGTCGGCGGCGGCGTGATCGGCCTTGCGCATGCTTACATGGCGGCCAAGGCCGGCAAGCGGGTCGCGGTGATCGAGCGCAACGCCCGCGCCGACGGTGCCTCGATCCGCAATTTCGGATTCATCACGGTCACGGGCCAGGAGCGGGGCGATAGCTGGCGCCTTGCCCGCCGCACCCGCGACGTCTGGGCTGAGGCCGCGCCGAAGGCGGGCGTGCGTATCGAGCAGCAGGGCCTGGTTCTCTCGGCGCGCTCCGACGAGGCGATGGCGGTGATCGCGGCGTTCCTCGACACGGAAATGGGCGAGGGCTGCCGGCTGCTGGCGCCCGAAGAATTCCGACGTCTGGCCGGCGGTCTCGGCGGGTCCGACCTGAAGGGTGCCCTTTTCAGCCCGCATGAGGTCCGCGTCGAGTCCCGGACGGCGATCCCCGGCCTGGCCAAATGGCTGAAAGAGGCCGCGGGCGTCGTCTTCTTCAACGAAACCGTGGTCTTCGAAGCCGCGCCGCCGCGCCTGCGCACCTCGCGCGGCGTCATCGAGGCGGCGGCGACGGTGGTTTGCCCGGGCGATGATTTCGTGACGCTCTACCCCGAGATGATCGCGCGCTACGCGCTGCGGCGGTGCCGCCTGTCGATGGTCAAGCTCGCCGATCCGGGCGTGCGGCTGCCGCATGTCCTGATGTCGGACCTCGGCCTGGCGCGCTATCGCGGCTATTCCGCGTTGCCTGAGGCTCGCGTATTGGAAGCCCGGCTGCGCGCCGAGCATCCCGGCAGCTTCGAACACGGTGTGCATCTGATCGCGGCGCAGGGCGCCGATGGCGGGCTGATCGTCGGCGACAGCCATCATTATGACGGGCTTCCCGAGCCCTTCGCGCCGGCCGATGCGG
Above is a window of Rhizomicrobium sp. DNA encoding:
- a CDS encoding chemotaxis protein CheW — translated: MTDSFLDETIAEFLTETADSLTVVDAELIKLERDPENKEVLGHIFRLVHTVKGTCGFIGLRRLEKVAHASENLLGLFRDGSLKVTPACVTLILESLDRIKEILAQLESAGAEPEGDDGPLIARLEQAAAGSDQASPADSTEALLGIEAIFSGSDAVPPATQPDQAAPIAEPSIASQSLRVSVDVIEKLMTMVSELVLTRNQLLEMVRHQDDSEFKVPLQRLSNVTAELQDGVMKTRMQPIGNAWQKLPRIVRDLSAELNKKIDLQMHGSETELDRQVLELIKDPLTHMVRNSADHGIETPAERKAAGKPEKGTINLRAYHEGGHIIIEVGDDGKGLSTERIKAKALENGIASEPELSRMNEARIHRLIFHAGLSTASQVTKVSGRGVGMDVVRSNIELIGGSVDLKSREGEGTVFTIKIPLTLAIVSALIVGVANMRFAIPQICVVELVRVAKGTDAQIERINHTPVLRLRDRLLPLVRLSEILGLSSGAVPATEAFIVVAQAGGRTFGIVVESVFDTGEIVVKPVSPLLRNIPMFSGNTILGDGSVIMIIDPNGVAAAISGEAATRSPSEEDAGDGLSTASAKVQSLLLFRAGSAEPKAVPLALVTRLEEVEVGRIESSNNRLVVQYRGRLMPLSTIDAGQVLRSAGRQPILVFSDDERTMGLVVDEIVDIVDAPLSVELRANGEGFLGTAIIRGKATEVLDVAYFVRKVAGDWVRRVAHSKQQRQVLLVDKSTFFRRLMVPQLLASGYEVVEATDMESALKLAEEGRSFDLILGDIETLGGAEEIEGRLAPSWSSIPIVHLSDESEDPERDIRQPVVQKFDSNAVLTCIRSHLEQRERAA
- a CDS encoding protein-glutamate O-methyltransferase CheR, coding for MIAQDDFDFLAQLLKRRSGLVLGTEKGYLVESRLKSVIDAFSTRDIAGIVARLRTGDERLAVAVTEVMTTNESFFFRDGTPFTLFKDTMLPAMMAARAETRSLSVWCTAASTGQEPYSLAMLLKESALLLKDWRVQILGTDISKDVLARAEAGLYSQFEVQRGLPVQFLIKYFTKIDSQWRIKDEIRAMVQYRRLNLLDSYLGMGPFDVVYCRNVLIYFEEATKRQVLERIAALMHDDSFLVLGAAESVFGVTDAFAPVEGARGLYRRRPRAGAAKDIDSRRLDGPRYGRVAAK
- a CDS encoding TIGR03364 family FAD-dependent oxidoreductase is translated as MSFQMFDLAVVGGGVIGLAHAYMAAKAGKRVAVIERNARADGASIRNFGFITVTGQERGDSWRLARRTRDVWAEAAPKAGVRIEQQGLVLSARSDEAMAVIAAFLDTEMGEGCRLLAPEEFRRLAGGLGGSDLKGALFSPHEVRVESRTAIPGLAKWLKEAAGVVFFNETVVFEAAPPRLRTSRGVIEAAATVVCPGDDFVTLYPEMIARYALRRCRLSMVKLADPGVRLPHVLMSDLGLARYRGYSALPEARVLEARLRAEHPGSFEHGVHLIAAQGADGGLIVGDSHHYDGLPEPFAPADAEREILDEYARATGRPPPPVRERWNGMYTVANDRTYLIDAPEPGVRLVMITSGNGASTSFGIAERVVGDLLGLKAEDRT
- a CDS encoding S9 family peptidase, whose translation is MFMRFAACLVLALVAFGPAQARPFTAKDMATLDRMSDPHVSGDGRFVAYNVRSTDWAANHGVNALWVLEPGAAGSPPRLIRDQEKTSTQPRWSADGKWLYFLSSRSGSVQVWRVPAGGAEARQVTDLPLDVAFYRIAPDGHTLVLAINVHPDCDTLACSKAKDDAKAKLKTSGTVYDSATPRFWDAYLDGRYINLFAVPLNGPAPATEAKPLTRNYQADIVARPDGDDSAFIVTPDSASVIFSARPSGSPQGLGDPSSLYSVPLDAGAPPRRLDPKAATSDSDPAISPDGTKLAYLSQTGSVFTAPRARVMIRDIKSGQSREIAPGFDRSPSALAWSADGSVLYAVAEDVGQARLFAINPVSGAASPLTGDGHVGSLDVAGNAVIFSRDSLSSPAQVYELGNGGAARQLTHVGEDSLAQISFSDFEQFSFTGWNGETVHGYVVKPADFKPGRKYPVAFLIHGGPHGSFGNAWSYRWNPQVWAGLGYAAVMIDFHGSSGYGEAFAKSIVGHWGDRPLEDLQKGWAHALSQYSYLDGDHACALGGSYGGYMVAWIAGNWAKPWKCLVDHDGVFDIRLMSYSTDIPGFQQAQNDTPTWVHPEAVEQFNPIDHVADWTAPILVVHSGTDDRVPLDQGMGAYGAAQLRHVPSELLYFPDENHWVLKPQNSVMWYATVEAWMKRWLGN
- a CDS encoding response regulator, which translates into the protein MKHCLVVDDSRVVRRIARRFLENLQFSITEAEDGRMALDECRRRMPDAILLDRNMPNMNGVEFVRALRVEAGGDKPIVIFCTTENEMAFMVEAIESGANEYIMKPFDETVIVDKFTQVGLLER
- a CDS encoding chemotaxis protein CheW, with the translated sequence MSTSSDAGAPSTGARDFVTVEIGSQLFGIPIDQVHDVFRPQHITHVPLASPGIAGVLNLRGRIVTVIDCRARLGLPPRTEGANVMAVGVEYGDQSYGLLIDDIGEVLSFEPSAIEPNPANLDAHWRSISKGVYRLKGRLLVVPDVAAILDMREREAA
- a CDS encoding chemotaxis response regulator protein-glutamate methylesterase produces the protein MSLSKPATVADPAEPIRVMLVDDSAVIRGVIGRWIDAQPGLKVVAGAFNGRMALDLLVTARPDIVILDIEMPGMDGITALPLLVKAAPHVRVIMASTLTRRNAEISLRALSLGATDYVAKPSALQDGVAADGFRRDLIGKILALGRPARRVAAPQQSLRTRPPSSIAAQIVAIGASTGGPQALASVIGGIAARLCVPVLVTQHMTATFTPILAEHLARISGLKCEEGRNGTQLLPRHVYVAPGDYHMLVKRRGGPIELVQTPPENYCRPSVDPMLRSVAATYGAAALAVVLTGMGADGREGARAIAASGGTVLAQDEATSVVWGMPGAVATAGLASAVKPLSAIADEILKHMELRG